Below is a window of Mycobacterium sp. 050128 DNA.
GGTGATCCCGGTTGACGGCGGCATGGGCATGGGCCACTGAGTACAGAAGGACGGACGAGAGAAGATATGTCAGGACTACTCGAAGGCAAGCGGATCCTCGTCACGGGGATCATCACCGACTCGTCGATCGCCTTTCACATCGCCAAAGTGGCGCAGGAGGCCGGCGCGCAGCTGGTGCTGACCGGGTTCGACCGGTTGCGGCTGATCCAGCGCATCGCCGACCGGCTGCCCGAGCAGGCCCCGCTGATCGAACTCGACGTGCAGAACGACAAGCATCTGGACACCTTGGCCGAGCGGGTGACCGCCGAGATCGGCGAGGGCAACAAGCTCGACGGTGTGGTGCACTCCATCGGTTTCATGCCGCAGACGGGAATGGGCATCAACCCCTTCTTCGACGCGCCTTACGAAGACGTGTCCAAGGGCATCCACATCTCGGCGTACTCTTACGCGTCGCTGGCGAAAGCGGTTCTGCCGATTATGAATTCCGGCGGCTCCATCGTCGGCATGGACTTCGACCCGACCCGCGCGATGCCGGCCTACAACTGGATGACGGTCGCCAAGAGCGCACTCGAGTCGGTCAACCGGTTCGTCGCCCGCGAGGCCGGTAAATCCGGCGTTCGCTCGAATCTCGTTGCGGCCGGCCCGATCCGGACGCTCGCGATGAGCGCGATCGTCGGTGGCGCACTCGGCGAGGAGGCCGGCGCTCAGATGCAGCTGCTCGAGGAGGGCTGGGACCAGCGCGCTCCGATCGGCTGGAACATGAAGGACCCGACGCCGGTCGCCAAGACGGTATGCGCGTTGCTTTCGGACTGGTTGCCGGCGACCACCGGCACCATCATTTACGCCGACGGCGGCGCCAGCACCCAATTACTCTAGACGGCAATGGATTTCTGTGGAGTTTGACGCGGTCCTGCTGCTTTCCTTCGGCGGACCAGAGGGCCCGGAGCAGGTCCGGCCGTTCCTGGAGAACGTCACCCGGGGCCGCAACGTGCCGCCGGAACGACTCGACGACGTCGCCGAGCACTACCTGCATTTCGGCGGCGTCTCACCGATCAATGCCATCAACCGCGCGCTGGTAATGCAGCTGGAAGCCGCGCTGGCCGGCCGCGGCCTGGATCTGCCGGTGTACTTCGGCAACCGCAACTGGGAGCCGTACGTCGAAGATACGGTAACGGCGATGCGCGACAACGGCGTTCGTCGCGCCGCGGTGTTCACCACGTCGGCGTGGAGCGGATATTCCAGCTGCTCGCAGTATGGCGAAGACATCGCCCGCGCCCGTGTGGCCGCGGGACGGGATGCGCCCGAGTTGGTGAAGCTGCGGCCCTATTTCGATCACCCGCGGTTCGTGCAGATCTACGCCGATACCGTCGGTGCCGCTTCCGGTGCCCTCACCGCCGAGCAACAGGCCGGCGCGCGGCTGGTGTTCACCGCGCATTCGATTCCGGTGGCCGCCGACGAGCGCCTCGGGCCACGACTGTACAGCCGCCAAGTCGCCTACGCCGCAAGCCTTGTCGCGGCGGCCGCCGGGTACACCGAGTACGACCTGGCCTGGCAGTCGCGCTCGGGTCCGCCGCAGGTGCCATGGCTGGAACCCGATGTCGCCGACCATCTGCAGGCGCTGGCCGGGGCGGGCACCGAGTCGGTCATCATCTGCCCGATCGGTTTTGTGGCAGACCACATCGAGGTGGTGTGGGATCTCGATCACGAGCTGGCGGCTCAGGCCGAGGCGGCCGGCTTGGTGCTGGTGCGGGCCTCGACGCCCAACGCCCACCCGCGTTTCGCCCAGCTCGCCGCCGACCTGATCGACGAAGTTCGGTACGGCCGCCCCCCCGAGCGGGTAGCCGGCCCGGATCCGGTGCCGGGCTGCCTGGGCAGCGTCAACGGCGCGGCATGCCGCCCGCCGCATTGCGTTGCGCGAGAAGGCGGTTAGTCGGCCCAGGCCGAGTGCATGATCGCGTTTACCGCGGCCATTCGCGCCGAACGCACCACCGCGTTGAGCGGTCGCAGTGCGTCGCCCGCGATCCGCGCCTCCGACGACGATTGGGTGCCCACCGGCTCCAGCCCGGAAGCAACCCGGGCCGCGAAGCGATCCGGCGCAGCGGCATCCGACGCCCGGCTGAGCCCAGAGCTGACCGTGATGATCGCGTCGACGTGTGCGGCGTTCTCCAGCACCCGTAATGCACGCGACGGAGCGTGGTCAGGAATCCGGTGTTGCCGTGTGAATTCCAGCAACTGCTCGACGAGACCACGCGGGTCGTCGATGTCGCTGGCCGATCCCAACCCGATCGCGCCGAGCGCGTCGGCGGCCGATCGCACCGCCGACCGCAGCGAGTATTCGGCGTCGCCCAGCTCGTGGTGATCGAACACCGGCGCGCCGGGCACTGAGTACACCGTCCACGCCAGCGCACACAGTTCCGGTGACTCCGGCTCGTCGTCGCCGGTGTCGTCGAGATCGGCATAGGAGCACTCGGGGACCAGGCCGACGGCCGCGGTCGGATCGTCGGGGTGGGTGATGATCACCGCCTCACCGGCGGCCAGGGCGTCGCGCTCGAACTGCGTTCCGGGGGCCAGGCCGCGCACGTCGCCGGGAACCGGCAACACCACGTTGATCGTCCCGCGCAACGCACCCGGGGCAGCGGCGGTCCCCGGCGGCGTCACCCGGCCAACGGCGGCGCGCAGCGTCTGCAACAACGACACGGTCCCGGCGTCGTGGATGTCGGGCCACGGCAGTCCCGTGTGACCGGCCGCGACGGCATCATACGCGGTGACGGATTGCTTTGGCGCCCAAAGAGATAACGCGTCCAAGACGTCGTCGGGCGCAGCCTTGCCCGCGAGCCAGGCGTTAGCCCACACGGACAGCGAAACACTTGGACACCACATGATCTCGCAGTGTAGTTGTTCGGTCCGGCAAAGGCGGATCACGCGTATTCTGACGGCATGGCGATCGCGCTGAGCTGGCTGATCTTCGCGCTGGCTCTTGCCGGTGCCGAGGCGCTGACGGGCGATATGTTCCTGTTGATGCTGGGGGGCGGTGCGCTGGCCGCCTCGGCCACGGCTTGGCTCA
It encodes the following:
- the inhA gene encoding NADH-dependent enoyl-ACP reductase InhA, with the protein product MSGLLEGKRILVTGIITDSSIAFHIAKVAQEAGAQLVLTGFDRLRLIQRIADRLPEQAPLIELDVQNDKHLDTLAERVTAEIGEGNKLDGVVHSIGFMPQTGMGINPFFDAPYEDVSKGIHISAYSYASLAKAVLPIMNSGGSIVGMDFDPTRAMPAYNWMTVAKSALESVNRFVAREAGKSGVRSNLVAAGPIRTLAMSAIVGGALGEEAGAQMQLLEEGWDQRAPIGWNMKDPTPVAKTVCALLSDWLPATTGTIIYADGGASTQLL
- a CDS encoding ferrochelatase, which gives rise to MEFDAVLLLSFGGPEGPEQVRPFLENVTRGRNVPPERLDDVAEHYLHFGGVSPINAINRALVMQLEAALAGRGLDLPVYFGNRNWEPYVEDTVTAMRDNGVRRAAVFTTSAWSGYSSCSQYGEDIARARVAAGRDAPELVKLRPYFDHPRFVQIYADTVGAASGALTAEQQAGARLVFTAHSIPVAADERLGPRLYSRQVAYAASLVAAAAGYTEYDLAWQSRSGPPQVPWLEPDVADHLQALAGAGTESVIICPIGFVADHIEVVWDLDHELAAQAEAAGLVLVRASTPNAHPRFAQLAADLIDEVRYGRPPERVAGPDPVPGCLGSVNGAACRPPHCVAREGG